One window of the Eriocheir sinensis breed Jianghai 21 chromosome 59, ASM2467909v1, whole genome shotgun sequence genome contains the following:
- the LOC126985305 gene encoding nascent polypeptide-associated complex subunit alpha, muscle-specific form-like isoform X24: MSVVGSVVVIKRTGADGTPYPMVHCSCSIGRNIECDIRVQLNSVSQQQCRIDVDPSGKAYLTNLSHNNQTVLGDYTLAPEEVCMLSHKQVISVGERKFRWEYPEDSALAVSFPAVAPAEKVKILVPVDKSPLPRYTDSAGVSHRWSIDDASEAKRKKVSFGPQLNPEHFDKLLPPATPVSKGDKPNGRQSPLDAPSSGPGSARKSGRVSVASTFESIPEYVPDTPTKSLLRRRSPTPVKPYLARSLGISMGKLQGDVPSPEKETPHTSQAQPTEVPAQSSKPMPTDKPMDRTPVKKPVTPLKRPTPGPKTPKSPKVISTKIAHLKLVSPSAAGEKSTSPRGRPKNTPSPKAPGAASPRGRPRKSLSPSATPSPRGRPKKSLSPSPRGRPKKSLSPSATPSPRGRPKKSQSPKAPGTPVPRGRPKSQSPKAPRGRPKSQSPKAPRGRPKSQSPKAPRGRPKSQSPKAPRGRPKSQSPKAPRGRPKSQSPKAPRGRPKSQSPKSLGTPLPRGRPKKSLSPSPKLQGSLKRPASTSQVSSTPQKKLFKFSNSPLKPPAPKTLTPKLGTPKRAGTPTYVTPKKFMKVGTPKSVGKINNATPKKPSSPKASPKVATPKASPKSATPKGSPKLSSPKPSTPKGSPKAGTPKGSPKLSSPKSATPRKVTSPKVVSSKLSSPKASSKLSSPKSATPKASPKSATPKASPKSATPKASPKSATPKRAATPKASPKSATPKRVSSPKAATPKASPKSATPKRVSSPKAATPKASPKLTSLKSATPKASPKAATPKASPKSATPKRVSSPKAATPKASPKFPTPKASPKFPTPKSSPKVAASKASPKFPTPKASPKFPTPKSATPKAASPKLATPKKLSAKSISPRFLSSKLASYKCPSPKFPSPKLSSPKSSPKFPSPKLSPKFSSPKSAAKKFSSPKAANLKLSSPKNRSSPKLSSPKSTSKAATSPKLSSPKPSRPKKLSTPRKPTTPKKLSTPKGTSPKTPSTPKPGRPKTVATPKATTPKPGHSKKLSTPRSASPRKPATPKFASPEVLAAPGSVTPWSVSRKKLSSPKFSSPEVIAAPGSAKGKKSQSPKFASPKNVCAVLLTPPHTGSPKASSTSKLTPPKSPGVKRSATLKTPTPKKLKTDSPKNSGSATPKSTGKKHPRTPASALRIKAATSRSTHKKVTIKSQTSATPGLKSGKLSRVMKAKTPKKTWADVLKKGLTGKGAALSRSQKARTVLAATRTMHKQSKRTVQPKKTKQTFPFQEAALKQQEVASTTSTGHANSPAPIIIRRKTTQTPKVFRRGQKQPCPVNQPGGVGDTADLEGLSSLMATPRVPPQGETAVPSPRGRVKATPRTSPSQRLRRALRSSPSSSSANTSISSINMTNFDFSAVRTPELTKDLFVSSLETPAPCGTPESVYRNPADRQALDSPVQVTIEADATTFDFGNAHTPDVTQDKFVSPVSGLRTPRTAISTPKPQLKNMAPLRNLSAESIPQEQQETSSRDAASEENLEGAAGTSSQANHTDAASVKKLLRTPKAATSPQADYTDVAGVKKLLKTPRAAPPSPQANYTDVAGVKKLLRTPKPAATSPQADYTNIVGTRKLMKTPGPVPASPEADYTNVAGVGKMLRTPKPAPASPEADYTQVAGMKKLLRTPKPAVASPEADYTNVAGVGKLLRTPKPAVVSPKADYTNVAGVGKLLRTPKAAVASPEADYTNVRGVRHLLRSPKTPTNTPEADFTGVAMLLSTPEPQLEDDAAVRVERARKTPLADHTNVDRSQSPVRGAKGKAATPQKEASPATSSPSENIPPQGQEEEGPAPRRSQRKPKAADQQSEVTPVRRMRSRRKIEDCVLELVQSPIGSTHSLLSTPLEEQPTPTRKSKRTRKGGVDADQDTPSKALVAPGTPVTVLQATVDAGEVAPLPEVLPSPEEDSIQGKQGKEEEAATPRPKKGRAKKELSDETEVQNVPAKTLDENVAVESPAKTTRRGRAAKGTAAESDTKESVEEEARPAPTVRGRGRRAVAAAAPVEDSSQREQSAEASLPKGRGTKNKLPDEEVEVQNVPDKTSSSDEDVTESPAKITRRGRTAKGAAAESGKKKSVEEAAQLTPTVRGRGRRAAAVAAAAAIAIGSPKDQTSKDDKPQASKSKRGQSKEEHDTAAVEEGGKGTRRTRRKVAFADEPDTKQSKDEDSEEKSIPAKRPAARKTRGGRGSKKEEEEDEAEDKENNSPPKKARTQRTRAKKGDTADDDEGKAEDKEDEDNATPAKRGKRPLRTKSKNTSEEKMDEDTKTEEEKAATTKKGRPRKAAAKKGGKDDEKMEEKEDVPSEDSKDEECVPTPPKRGRRQQKAAQDPPPARTSNRRGKVTAEVASPEARPTRATRSRKKL; the protein is encoded by the exons atgagTGTCGTGGGCTCCGTGGTGGTTATCAAGCGGACGGGCGCCGACGGGACGCCCTACCCCATGGTGCACTGCAGCTGCTCCATCGGCAGGAACATcgagtgtgacatccgggtgCAGCTTAACTCAGTGTCCCAGCAGCAGTGTCGCATCGATGTGGACCCCAGCGGGAAG GCGTATCTCACGAACCTGAGTCACAACAACCAAACAGTGCTGGGTGACTACACGCTGGCCCCGGAGGAGGTGTGCATGCTCAGCCACAAGCAGGTCATCAGCGTGGGGGAGAGGAAGTTCCGCTGGGAGTACCCTGAAGACTCCGCCCTGGCTGTGTCTTTCCCCGCTGTCGCCCCTGCAGAAAAAGTGAAGATCCTCGTGCCTGTGGACAAGTCGCCGCTCCCTCGCTATACAGACAGTG CTGGAGTGTCACATCGCTGGAGTATTGATGATGCTTCAGAGGCCAAGAGGAAGAAGGTGTCGTTTGGACCTCAACTGAACCCTGAGCACTTCGACAAGCTCCTGCCGCCCGCCACTCCCGTAAGCAAGGGAGACAAGCCCAACGGTCGCCAGAGTCCCCTCGATGCCCCTTCGTCTGGCCCAGGCAGTGCGAGAAAATCTGGAAGAGTGTCGGTTGCCTCCACATTTGAGAGTATCCCTGAGTATGTTCCCGACACACCCACCAAGAGCCTCCTGCGTCGACGAAGCCCCACCCCAGTCAAGCCCTATCTGGCACGCAGCCTTGGAATCAGCATGGGCAAGCTGCAGGGGGATGTACCCTCCCCAGAGAAAGAAACTCCACACACATCACAAGCCCAACCCACTGAAGTCCCTGCCCAATCCTCTAAGCCAATGCCAACTGACAAGCCTATGGACAGAACACCAGTAAAGAAGCCAGTCACACCACTCAAGCGACCCACACCTGGTCCAAAGACACCCAAATCCCCAAAGGTTATCTCCACAAAGATCGCACACTTGAAGCTCGTGTCCCCAAGTGCTGCTGGGGAGAAATCCACATCTCCCCGAGGCCGCCCCAAGAACACCCCCAGCCCCAAGGCACCGGGAGCAGCCTCGCCTCGTGGTCGCCCCAGGAAGTCCCTATCACCATCGGCAACACCATCACCACGTGGCCGACCAAAGAAGTCTCTATCACCATCACCGCGTGGCCGACCAAAGAAGTCCCTGTCACCAtcagcaacaccatcaccacggGGTAGACCAAAGAAATCCCAGAGTCCCAAGGCACCAGGAACACCAGTACCACGTGGCCGTCCAAAGTCCCAGAGTCCCAAGGCACCACGCGGTCGCCCAAAGTCCCAGAGTCCCAAGGCTCCACGCGGTCGCCCAAAGTCCCAGAGTCCCAAGGCTCCACGCGGTCGCCCAAAGTCCCAGAGTCCCAAGGCTCCACGCGGTCGCCCAAAGTCCCAGAGTCCCAAGGCACCACGCGGTCGCCCAAAGTCCCAGAGTCCCAAGGCACCACGTGGTCGCCCCAAGTCTCAGAGTCCCAAGTCACTCGGAACCCCATTGCCACGTGGCCGCCCCAAGAAGTCCCTGAGCCCTTCTCCTAAGCTGCAAGGGTCCCTCAAGAGGCCTGCAAGTACCAGCCAGGTTTCcagcaccccccaaaaaaagttgTTCAAGTTTTCTAACTCTCCTCTTAAACCACCAGCACCCAAGACACTCACACCCAAGCTTGGCACCCCAAAGAGAGCTGGCACCCCTACATATGTTACTCCCAAAAAGTTTATGAAGGTTGGTACCCCTAAAAGTGTTGGGAAAATTAATAATGCCACTCCCAAGAAGCCCTCCTCACCAAAGGCTTCCCCAAAGGTGGCCACTCCCAAGGCTTCTCCCAAGTCAGCAACTCCTAAGGGTTCTCCCAAGCTGTCATCCCCAAAGCCATCAACACCTAAGGGTTCTCCCAAAGCAGGAACTCCCAAGGGTTCTCCCAAGCTCTCATCTCCTAAATCTGCCACCCCCAGGAAAGTAACATCTCCCAAGGTTGTCTCATCCAAGCTGTCGtcccccaaggcttcttccaagcTGTCATCTCCCAAATCTGCAACTCCTAAGGCTTCTCCCAAATCTGCAACTCCTAAGGCTTCTCCCAAATCTGCCACTCCGAAGGCTTCTCCCAAGTCTGCCACTCCCAAGAGA GCAGCAACTCCTAAGGCTTCTCCCAAATCTGCCACCCCCAAG AGAGTATCATCTCCCAAGGCAGCAACTCCTAAGGCTTCTCCCAAATCTGCCACCCCCAAGAGAGTATCATCTCCCAAGGCAGCAACTCCTAAGGCTTCTCCCAAGCTGACATCCCTGAAATCTGCCACCCCCAAAGCTTCTCCCAAGGCAGCAACTCCTAAGGCTTCTCCCAAGTCTGCCACCCCTAAGAGAGTGTCATCTCCCAAGGCAGCAACTCCTAAGGCTTCTCCCAAGTTCCCTACTCCCAAGGCTTCTCCCAAGTTTCCCACACCCAAGTCTTCCCCAAAGGTAGCAGCTTCTAAGGCTTCCCCCAAGTTTCCCACCCCTAAGGCTTCCCCCAAGTTTCCCACACCCAAGTCTGCCACTCCCAAGGCTGCCTCTCCCAAGCTTGCCACTCCCAAGAAGCTTTCAGCCAAGTCCATTTCCCCCAGGTTTCTCTCCTCCAAGCTGGCATCATACAAATGTCCCTCACCCAAGTTTCCGTCACCCAAGCTTTCATCTCCCAAGTCATCTCCTAAGTTTCCCTCACCCAAGCTGTCTCCCAAGTTTTCCTCTCCCAAGTCTGCAGCCAAGAAGTTTTCCTCCCCTAAAGCTGCAAACCTCAAGCTATCCTCTCCCAAGAACCGCTCGTCCCCCAAATTGTCGTCGCCAAAATCCACTTCAAAGGCCGCCACATCTCCAAAGCTATCCTCTCCCAAGCCTAGCCGCCCTAAGAAGCTGTCGACTCCCAGGAAACCCACAACCCCCAAGAAACTGTCCACTCCCAAGGGCACCTCTCCCAAAACCCCTTCCACTCCCAAGCCAGGTCGGCCCAAGACAGTGGCCACCCCTAAAGCTACCACCCCCAAGCCTGGCCATTCTAAGAAGCTGTCAACCCCCAGGTCTGCCAGCCCAAGGAAGCCAGCAACACCCAAGTTTGCCAGCCCAGAGGTGTTGGCAGCCCCTGGGTCTGTCACTCCTTGGTCGGTTAGCCGCAAAAAGCTCTCATCGCCCAAATTTTCGAGCCCTGAGGTCATAGCAGCCCCGGGTTCTGCTAAGGGCAAGAAGTCCCAGAGCCCCAAGTTTGCCAGTCCCAAGAATGTCTGCGCGGTGCTTCTGACGCCACCACACACTGGCAGCCCCAAAGCATCAAGCACCAGTAAGCTGACACCTCCCAAGTCACCCGGGGTCAAGAGGTCTGCCACACTCAAGACACCAACTCCCAAGAAACTGAAGACAGACAGCCCCAAGAACAGTGGGTCAGCAACACCCAAATCCACCGGCAAGAAACACCCCAGAACCCCGGCCTCTGCTCTTCGCATCAAGGCAGCAACATCAAGGTCCACCCACAAGAAGGTCACTATCAAGAGCCAGACTTCTGCCACGCCGGGCCTCAAGTCAG GAAAGCTGTCCAGGGTGATGAAGGCCAAGACGCCCAAGAAGACCTGGGCTGACGTGCTGAAGAAGGGGCTGACGGGGAAGGGGGCGGCCCTCTCCCGCTCCCAGAAGGCACGGACTGTTCTGGCGGCAACTCGCACCATGCACAAGCAATCCAAAAGGACTGTGCAGCCCAAGAAGACCAAG CAAACATTTCCCTTCCAGGAGGCAGCCCTGAAGCAGCAGGAGGtggccagcaccaccagcacggGCCACGCCAACTCTCCAGCTCCAATCATCATCCGCCGGAAGACAACCCAGACCCCCAAGGTGTTCAGGCGGGGCCAGAAGCAGCCATGCCCCGTCAACCAGCCTGGGGGGGTGGGCGACACCGCTGACCTGGAGGGCCTGTCCTCCCTCATGGCCACCCCCAGGGTGCCACCTCAGG GAGAGACAGCTGTGCCATCCCCAAGAGGCAGGGTGAAGGCCACCCCCCGGACCTCACCGTCCCAGCGGCTGCGCCGGGCTCTGCGCAGCTCCCCGTCCTCGTCCTCTGCCAACACCTCCATCAGCTCCATCAACATGACCAACTTTGACTTCTCTGCTGTCAGGACTCCTGAACTCACCAAGGACCTCTTTGTGTCTTCCCTGGAGACACCAGCCCCCTGCGGCACACCGGAGAGTGTGTACAGAAACCCTGCAGACAGACAGGCCCTGGACTCCCCGGTGCAGGTCACCATAGAGGCCGATGCCACCACCTTTGACTTTGGCAACGCCCACACACCCGACGTGACCCAGGACAAGTTTGTCTCCCCCGTGAGTGGTCTCAGGACTCCCAGAACAGCCATCTCAACGCCAAAGCCACAGCTGAAGAACATGGCCCCACTCAGGAACCTCTCTGCGGAGTCTATACCTCAGGAACAGCAAGAGACAAGTTCCAGGGATGCAGCGTCAGAGGAGAACCTTGAGGGAGCTGCAGGAACTTCATCCCAAGCCAACCACACAGACGCTGCAAGTGTGAAGAAGCTCCTTAGGACGCCCAAGGCTGCCACATCACCCCAGGCAGATTACACAGATGTTGCCGGTGTGAAGAAGCTGCTTAAAACACCAAGAGCTGCACCGCCATCACCACAAGCCAACTACACGGACGTGGCCGGCGTGAAGAAGCTCCTCAGGACACCCAAACCTGCAGCGACATCCCCTCAGGCTGACTACACCAATATAGTGGGGACAAGGAAGCTGATGAAGACGCCCGGGCCTGTACCAGCATCCCCTGAAGCTGACTACACCAATGTTGCAGGTGTAGGCAAGATGCTGAGGACCCCCAAGCCCGCGCCAGCATCCCCTGAGGCTGACTACACACAAGTGGCAGGGATGAAGAAGCTGCTGAGGACCCCCAAGCCTGCTGTGGCATCCCCTGAGGCTGATTATACCAATGTTGCTGGTGTTGGAAAACTGCTGAGAACACCCAAGCCTGCTGTGGTCTCTCCCAAAGCTGACTACACCAATGTTGCAGGTGTGGGCAAGCTGCTCAGGACTCCCAAGGCTGCTGTGGCATCCCCCGAGGCTGACTACACCAATGTTAGAGGTGTTAGACATTTGCTGCGCTCGCCCAAGACTCCCACAAACACACCTGAAGCTGATTTTACAGGTGTGGCTATGCTCCTGTCCACACCTGAGCCACAGCTGGAAGATGATGCAGCTGTGAGGgttgagagagcaagaaagaCTCCCTTGGCAGACCACACCAACGTGGACCGCTCACAGTCCCCGGTGCGAGGAGCGAAAGGCAAGGCTGCCACCCCTCAGAAGGAAGCCTCCCCGGCCACCAGCTCCCCTTCAGAAAATATTCCGCCccagggccaggaggaggagggccctGCGCCGCGGAGGTCACAGAGGAAGCCCAAGGCAGCCGACCAGCAGAGTGAGGTCACGCCAGTCAGGCGGATGCGCTCCAGAAGGAAGATCGAGGACTGTGTCTTGGAGCTGGTGCAGTCTCCCATTGGCTCCACACACTCCCTGCTCTCCACGCCTCTGGAGGAACAGCCAACACCCACGAGAAAGTCCAAGAGGACCaggaaaggaggggtggatgCGGATCAGGACACCCCCAGCAAAGCCTTGGTTGCACCCGGCACCCCGGTCACAGTTCTCCAGGCAACAGTGGATGCAGGTGAAGTAGCACCCCTTCCAGAGGTGCTCCCCTCACCTGAAGAAGACTCCATCCAGGGAAAgcaaggcaaggaggaagaggcagccaCACCTCGGCCAAAGAAAGGCAGAGCAAAGAAGGAGCTCTCGGATGAAACCGAGGTACAAAATGTCCCTGCGAAGACGCTGGATGAGAATGTCGCAGTAGAGTCCCCGGCAAAGACCACCCGCAGGGGAAGAGCTGCCAAGGGAACAGCAGCAGAGTCGGATACAAAGGagtcagtggaggaggaggcccgGCCTGCTCCCAcagtgagagggaggggaaggagagcagTGGCAGCAGCGGCACCTGTTGAAGATTCCAGCCAGAGAGAACAGAGCGCCGAAGCGTCTCTACCAAAGGGACGTGGAACAAAAAATAAGCTCCCAGACGAGGAGGTTGAGGTACAAAATGTCCCTGACAAGACCTCTTCATCAGATGAGGATGTCACAGAGTCTCCGGCAAAGATCACTCGCAGAGGAAGAACTGCAAAGGGAGCAGCAGCAGAGTCTGGCAAGAAGAAGTCTGTGGAAGAGGCGGCCCAGCTTACTCCCAcagtgcgagggagaggaaggagagcagcggcagtagcagcagcagcggctATAGCAATTGGCTCTCCAAAAGACCAAACAAGCAAGGACGACAAACCCCAAGCCTCCAAGAGCAAGAGAGGCCAGAGCAAGGAAGAGCATGACACCGCTGCggtggaggagggtgggaagggaacaAGGAGGACCAGAAGGAAGGTGGCTTTTGCCGACGAGCCCGACACGAAACAAAGTAAGGACGAGGACAGTGAAGAAAAGTCCATCCCTGCCAAGAGACCAGCAGCAAGGAAGACAAGAGGTGGGAGGggaagcaagaaggaggaggaggaggatgaagctgAAGACAAGGAGAATAACAGTCCACCCAAGAAGGCAAGGACACAGAGGACAAGGGCCAAGAAGGGAGacactgctgatgatgatgaaggcaAGGCAGAGGACAAGGAAGATGAGGACAATGCAACTCCTGCCAAGAGGGGAAAGAGGCCGCTGAGAACAAAATCCAAGAATACCAGtgaggaaaaaatggatgaagacaCAAAGACTGAAGAAGAGAAAGCTGCCACAACCAAGAAGGGAAGGCCGAGGAAGGCAGCAgctaagaagggaggaaaggacgacgagaagatggaggagaaggaagatgtgcCCAGCGAGGACTCCAAAGACGAGGAGTGTGTGCCCACGCCCCccaagagagggaggaggcaacAGAAGGCTGCGCAGGACCCTCCCCCCGCCAGGACCAGCAACAGAAGAGGCAAAGTCACGGCCGAGGTTGCTTCCCCAGAGGCCAG GCCTACAAGAGCAACACGATCTCGCAAGAAACTGTAA